In Halalkalicoccus sp. NIPERK01, the DNA window GGCCGAGTTCCTTCTCGAAGCCGATGTACTCGAGTACCCGTCGGGGAACGCGCCGCAGCGCGCTCGTTTCGTCGTCGACGGCGTAGAACTCGTACTCGAAGCCGACGATCGCCTGCGGATTGTCGAAGACGCCCTCCGAAAGTCCCTCGATGATGACGTCGGCGTCCTCGGCCGCCCGTCGCTGGAACGTCGCCGCGTCGATCCCAAGGGCGTCCGTCACCGCCTGCGCGAGGTGGGATTCGGTCATTGCTCAGGGGTCGGCCGCCGACCACCTTGAAAGGTGGAGTGTTCGATCAGGATGGTCAGCGATTCGGCCGCACCGGGGGCCGCCGTTCCACCGTCGAAGGGATAGGAAACCGGTTCGGACGGATGCAGGCGACAGCGTAATGCGGCGGGCACCCGCGAGAGGTGACATGGAGTACGACCGAGAGGTGGGCCGACGACTCGGGTTGGGGTTGATCGTGTTCGGGCTGTTTCTCGTCGCCGCCTACGTCGTCGAGGCGTTCATCGCCGTCGTCGTGTTCGCCGTCTTCCTCTACTACTCGGTCCGGCCGATCCACCGATTCCTCCGGCGGTTCGGCATCCCCCAGCGCCTGCGGGCGGTCCTCGCGATCACCCTGTTCGGGATCCCGTTTCTGGTCCTGCTCGTCTACACGGTCGCCATCATCGTCATCGAGACGCAGGCACTCGTCGAGGCCTACGAGATCCAGGACCAGGTGCTCGGTCGGGGGCTGGAGGAGTTCGACGTCGCCGCGCTGGACCTCGACACCCTCCAGGAGGCGATCACCACCGCGGGCGCACAGGGCTCGATCTTCGCAGCGCTGTTCAGCCTCTCCAGCGCGGTGAGCGTCGTCGGCAGCGCGCTCGTCCAGCTCATGATCCTCGTCGTCGCCACCTACTACATGCTCGTCGACGGGCCGCGACTGCGCGCGTGGATCCTCACGCACTTCGACGACACGGGAATCATCCGCCGCTACTTCGAGGAGGCCGATCCCGAGCTCTCGATGACGCTCTTCGGCAACATCGTCAACGTGTTCGTCACCGCCATCATGGGCGTCCTCGTCTTTTTCACGTACAACTTCTTCGTCCCCGAGCCGGTGGAGGTGCCGTTTCCGGGGCTGTTGGCCGCGCTGGCCGGGATCGGCAGCCTGATCCCCGTGGTCGGAATCAAACTCGTCTACGTCCCCGTCGGGATCGGCCTCGCGGCGGCGGTCTTCGCGGCCGGGCAGACCGCGCTGTTGCTCTACGTCGGGGTCTTCTTCGTCGTCGCGGGGGTGTTCGTCGACTTCATCCCCGATTTCTTCATCCGCGCGCTCATCAGCGGCGAGAACACCCACACCGGGATGTTGCTGCTCAGCTACATCGTCGGCCCCACCGTCTTCGGCTTCTACGGGCTGTTCCTCCTCCCGATCCTGCTGATCCTCCTGATCAACGCGACCCACGTCCTCCTGCCGTACGTCCTCTGGGGCGAGAACACCCCCGCCCAGCAGACCCGCCTCGAGGACTTCGGCGCTTCCGAGCGGGAGCCACCGCCGGTCGCCACCGCACACGAGACGGACGCGACGCCGGTGGTCGAGGACTAGCGCGGCTTCCAGTCGAGGGTCACGGTGACGGTCTCGCGGTCGCCCCGGAGGATCGAGGAGCCCTCGCGGACGCCGATCTCGTAGCCGATCTCCCCGGGCGGCGTGAGCCGAACCCGCTTGTTGCCGACCGGGACCTCGATGTCGCCGTCTTCGTCTCCCTCGTCCGCGTCCAACTCGTCGGCGAGGCGTCTGAGCTGTGTCGCGACGTCCGCACGACTCATCCGCTCCTCGTACAGGGTCTTCTCCGCCATAGCCGAACTGGGGGCACCGAACCGATAAACCTAGGGCGCGGACCGAAGCCTTCACCCGCTCGCCCCGACAACACGGACCGATGGAGTTCAGCGAGTTCGCCGCCCGTGCCCGCGAGATCGAGGACGAGTCGGCGGACCTGGAGACGGTCTCGCTCGTCGCCGACCTCCTCCGGGACGCGAACGACGACTTGGCGGTCCTCGCGCGGTTCGTCCAGGGACGCGTCTTCCCGGCCTACGACTCGACGACCCTCGACATCGGGCCGAGCCTCTGCTATGGGGCGCTCGCGCGCGCGGCCGGCCCGAACGTCGGCCCCGAGGACGTAGAGGAGCGACTCGCCGACGTCGGCGAGATCGGCGCGGTCGCCGCGAGCTACGATCTGGGCGGCCAGCGGGGGCTCGCGGCGTTCGGCGAGGGAAGCGCGGACCTCACCGTCCGCGAGGTCGACTCGGAGCTTCGAGCGCTCGCCGCGGCGGCGGGGTCGGGCAGCGAGGACCGGAAGCTCGACCTCCTGTTCGGGCTGTTCAACCGGTGTAGCCCCGAGGAGGCGCGCTACCTCGCGCGGCTCGTCCTCTCGGAGATGCGAATCGGCGTCGGCGAGGGCACGGTTCGGGACGCCATCGTCGAGGCGTTCGACGTCCCCGAGGAGCCCGTCGAACGCGCGCTCCAGGTGTCGAACGACTACGGTCGCGTCGCCGAGGTGGCACGCGATGGAGGAGCCGACGGCCTCGCCGGCCTCACCCTCGAGGTCGGCCGGCCCGTCCAGGCGATGCTCGCCCAATCGGGTGCCGTCGCCGACGTCCTCGAGGAGTGGGGCGAGGTCGGCGTCGAATGGAAGTACGACGGGGCACGTATCCAGCTCCACCACGACCCGACCGGCGAGGTGCGGGCGTTCTCCCGGAACATGGAGGAGATCACCGACGCCCTGCCGGAGGTCGTCGAGTTCGCCGACGAGCGCCTCGACGCTCCGGCGATCCTCGACGGCGAGGTGGTTGCCGTCGACGGGAACGGTGCTCCCCTGCCGTTTCAGGAGGTGTTGCGGCGGTTCCGGCGCAAACACGACGTCGCCGCCGCGCGCGAGGCGGTCGCGGTCCGGCCCGTCTTCTTCGACTGCCTGCACGCCGACGGCGAGGACCTGCTCGACGACCCGCTGGTCGAACGCCACGACCGGCTGATCGAGCAACTGGGCGACGGCGACGAGGCCGCGGAGGGGCTCTCGAGGCTGTGGATCACGGACGACCCCGACGAGATCGCCGCGATCGAGGCCGACGCGCTCGAAGCGGGCCACGAGGGGGTCATGCTGAAAAAGCCCGACTCGGCGTACTCGCCGGGTCGGCGGGGACGCAACTGGCGCAAGCGAAAACCCGACGTGGAGACGCTCGACCTCGTCGTCACGGGTGCGGAGTGGGGCGAGGGGCGGCGCGCGCAGTTCCTCGGGACGTTCGAGCTCTCGGTTCGCTCCGAGGGGGGGTTCGAGACGATCGGCAAGGTCGCGACCGGCGTCTCCGACGAAGACCTCGCCGATCTCACCGACCTCCTCGAGCCGCACGTGCTGGCCGAGCGCGGACAGGCGGTCGAGTTGCGCCCCGCGGTGGTCTTCGAGGTGGGCTACGAGGAGATCCAGCGCTCGCCGACGTACGGGTCGGGCTACGCGCTTCGATTCCCGCGATTCCTCGCGGTTCGGTCGGATAAACCGATCGAGGAGGCCGCTTCGCTGGCGGATGTCCGGCGACTCGTCGGCGACCGGTCGTGAGTCGTCGACGGAACCGCCACCCGTCGTGTCACGCCGCGTGTTGCGGGTACCGCTCCTCCCTGACGAACGCGTCCTCGCCACACGCGCCACAGCGGGCGGGTGGCTCGTATCGGTGGCCGTCGTCGGCGTGTTCGACGACGCCGACGCTCACGACCAGGCAGTTCGTACAGACGTACCGCTCGGGCGTCTCGGGTAAGTGGGCCATGTGATGGTGGACGGGTGAAAACGACTTAGTTACCGTTGCGGGTCGTCCGACAGATCGGACCGGTCGTCGATCGTCCGCGTCAGAGCGTCTCGTCGAGCCAGTCGTAGATGGTCGCCGCCGCGAGGCTCAGGTTGCCGAGTTGGCAGTGTTCGGCCGCACCCTCCTCGGGGCCGAACACCCGCAGCGTCGGGTCCGGGAGCGCGTCGACGAACTCGTAGGCCAGCGGGAGCGCCACGAGGTGGTCGTCCTCGCCGGCCAGCACGAGCGTCGGACAGTCGATCCGCCCCGCGACGCCCCGCAGCGAGTACTCCTCGATCGTCGCCGAGAGCGCCGCGGCCGAGGGGGCGCCGAAGGTCCACAACGAGTTGTTCAACTGCCAGCGTGCGGTGACGTCGAAGCGCGCGCCGAGCGCGGCCAGCGCGTTCACGGCAGACGCGGGGACGCGCTCGATGAGCCCGGCGATGCGCTCCTGGCCGTACGCGGAGGCCGCCCGGAGGTCGTAACAGTGGTCGAACGCGACGCAGGCGCTCACCCGCTCGTCGAACGCCGCCGCCCGCGGCGCGTAGTACCCCCCGAGGCTCGCGCCCAGCAGCGCGATCCGCTCGTCGTCGATTTCGGACCGTCCCTCGAGGAAATCGAGGACTGGCCCGACGACCGCCTCCCAGTCGGGCCGGGCGGTCATCCCCTCTAGTCGGAGCGGCGCGCCCTGTCCGGGGCCGTCGAACGCGAGACAGGCGTAACCCCGTTCGAGGGCGGCGGGGATCCCACAGAGGAAGTACAGTTCCTCGGCGAGCGAGTCGAACCCGCCGAGACAGACGACCGTCGCGAGCGGCCCGTCCTCCTCGCCGGGGAGGTAGAGATAGCCCGGCAGGGTCGTCCCCTCGTAGGGGATCTCGACGCGCTCGACCGGCGTATCGAGCAGGTCGATCCCGGCCCGGAAGGCCTCGCGGCTGCGTTCGTAGGTCGGCCGTCGGCGCGGGTCGTCGGCCGCGAGGAAGAACTCGGCGGTCCGGTAGTAGGTGTGCGCCCGGAGGAACGCGCCGCGTGCGCTGATCGGGTGGCCGTCGGCGAGCGCGGCGTCGGCCCGTCGCGCACAGCGCTCGCCGGCGTACCGCCACTCGGCGTGCCACGCCTCGAGGTCACCCTCGGGGATCCGCTCGGCCGTAGACAGCACCTCGCCGGGCTCCGCACCGCCGTAGGTGGTGTACGCCAGTGCACGAAGCGTCTGGTAGTCGAGGGTCGGCTCGGAGAAGTGAACGTTCATCCATCTCCACTACGCCGCGTCGGGAAATAGCCTGTGGCTACAGGACGCCCATCTCGCCGAGCCGTTCGGGGAGGTAGGTGTCGGTGACGAAATCGAGTCCGCGCGAGGCGAGCGCCTGCTGTTCGGCCTTCTCTCCGATCTCCAACTGCAGTTCGATCTGCTCGCGCCAGTAGTCCGTCTGGAACCGGGGATCCTCGAGTTCGTTCTCGAGGGCGTTGACGTCCGAGTCGCTCAGTGGGTCGGTCGGGAGGTCGTACTCGACGATGTCCTCGGGCTGGATGCCGACGAACTGCGCCTCGGGGGTCGCGAGGTACTCCGAGAGGTGGGCCGATTTGATCGAGCCGTACGCCACGGAGCCGTAGATCCGGTAGGACCACGGGTCGCCGTCGGTGAAAACGGTCACGGGGAGGTCAAGTTCGTCGTGCAGGCGCTTCGTGATCCGGCGGGTCGCGCGCGCGGGCTGACCCTTGAGGTGAACGACGATCACGTTGTAGTCCTCGTCGAAGCCGTTCTCGACGAGCCGGTCTCGCATCCCACCGGTCTCGACACAGAGGACGAAGTCGGCGTCGTTGTCGAGGAACTCGATCGTGTCGGGGTTGTTCGGGATCTGGTAGCCCCCCTCGCCGACGTCCTCCTGGCAGTGGATCACCCGCTCTCCCCGTCGGGTCTGCTCGCGGAGTTCGAGCGGGCCCATAAGGGTCGCTCCCGACTCCTCGGGGCGCATGTGGAAGTCCTCGCGGGTCACCGAGGAGACGATCTCGAGGTCCTCGATCAGCTGGTTGGACTCGTCCTGGTCGTTGAACTGTGCCTCCTCGTTGTCCCAGCTTTCGGAGAGGTAGTAGAGTTCACGCAGCGTCGAGGAGCGGTCCTCTCCCAACTGCTCTGCGAGGAAGTCGATCGTGTAGATCGCCTTCAGCAGCTTGCGCGCCCCCCGGACGGAGTTCGCCGAACGGGTGCTCGTCCGGTCGCCGTAGACCCACACCCGCGAGTCCTCGTCGTACTCGATGTTGCTCTTCGTTCGCGTCGGGAGCGTCATCTCGGGGATGTCGCCCTCGGCGAACTGGTCGTAGAACTCGGCGGCGAGTTCGATCAGCTGTTCGCGTGCGTCGTGTGGTGTGTCCGTGCTCATCCTTCCTCCTCGACCGTGAGCTTCGCCGTCTCGACCCCGCTCACGTCGAGGTCGAACGTCGCCTCACCGTCCACGCTGTACTCCAGTGTTGCCGTCTCGCCCGCCGATATCGTCGGCGACCACTTGACGAACCACTCGCCGTCCATCTCTATCACCGTTCCCTCGGAGAGGTCGCTCGGCTCCGCGGAGACGATGTCGGTGACGTCGAGGTCCTCCGAGGCCCCCGAGTGGTTCTCGACGACCAGCTTCACCGAGCCGTTCTCTGCGACGCGCGAGACCTGCACGTTGTTCATGATGCGCGCGAGCGCCGCGTCGATGTTCGGCGGTTCTCTCCCCGTTACCTCGGCGACCTTCGTCGCCATCTCCGGCAGGATCGTCGCCAGGACGTCCTGTTTCTTCCGGCGCTTGGCGATCGAGCGCTGTTTCGAGAGGTAGGACTTGAGGTCGCGGGCCGCCTCCCGAATCGCGAGTTCGATCTCGTCCTCGATGGCGGGGACGTTCGCGATGGCGTCCTTCGACTCGCTGGTGAAGGGGACGTTCGTCGAGGCGACGTGGACCATCACGACGGCGGGGCCGTTGGGCAGGCCGCTGTCGCCGGGCTGATCTAATCCATAATTTCGCCACCCGATCCGTTTGACCACGTCGGTCGTCGCACACGCCCCGCGCTGGTAGACGAGGGGAACGCGGTTCGCGAATCGCATCACGTCGATGCTTCCCTCGGCGGGGATCTCGCCGCCGTAGGCGATGCCCGCCTCGACGATGAACGGATCGCCGCCGTGGACCTCGGCGT includes these proteins:
- a CDS encoding AI-2E family transporter, whose protein sequence is MEYDREVGRRLGLGLIVFGLFLVAAYVVEAFIAVVVFAVFLYYSVRPIHRFLRRFGIPQRLRAVLAITLFGIPFLVLLVYTVAIIVIETQALVEAYEIQDQVLGRGLEEFDVAALDLDTLQEAITTAGAQGSIFAALFSLSSAVSVVGSALVQLMILVVATYYMLVDGPRLRAWILTHFDDTGIIRRYFEEADPELSMTLFGNIVNVFVTAIMGVLVFFTYNFFVPEPVEVPFPGLLAALAGIGSLIPVVGIKLVYVPVGIGLAAAVFAAGQTALLLYVGVFFVVAGVFVDFIPDFFIRALISGENTHTGMLLLSYIVGPTVFGFYGLFLLPILLILLINATHVLLPYVLWGENTPAQQTRLEDFGASEREPPPVATAHETDATPVVED
- a CDS encoding amphi-Trp domain-containing protein gives rise to the protein MAEKTLYEERMSRADVATQLRRLADELDADEGDEDGDIEVPVGNKRVRLTPPGEIGYEIGVREGSSILRGDRETVTVTLDWKPR
- the ligA gene encoding ATP-dependent DNA ligase LigA, with product MEFSEFAARAREIEDESADLETVSLVADLLRDANDDLAVLARFVQGRVFPAYDSTTLDIGPSLCYGALARAAGPNVGPEDVEERLADVGEIGAVAASYDLGGQRGLAAFGEGSADLTVREVDSELRALAAAAGSGSEDRKLDLLFGLFNRCSPEEARYLARLVLSEMRIGVGEGTVRDAIVEAFDVPEEPVERALQVSNDYGRVAEVARDGGADGLAGLTLEVGRPVQAMLAQSGAVADVLEEWGEVGVEWKYDGARIQLHHDPTGEVRAFSRNMEEITDALPEVVEFADERLDAPAILDGEVVAVDGNGAPLPFQEVLRRFRRKHDVAAAREAVAVRPVFFDCLHADGEDLLDDPLVERHDRLIEQLGDGDEAAEGLSRLWITDDPDEIAAIEADALEAGHEGVMLKKPDSAYSPGRRGRNWRKRKPDVETLDLVVTGAEWGEGRRAQFLGTFELSVRSEGGFETIGKVATGVSDEDLADLTDLLEPHVLAERGQAVELRPAVVFEVGYEEIQRSPTYGSGYALRFPRFLAVRSDKPIEEAASLADVRRLVGDRS
- a CDS encoding S9 family peptidase, encoding MNVHFSEPTLDYQTLRALAYTTYGGAEPGEVLSTAERIPEGDLEAWHAEWRYAGERCARRADAALADGHPISARGAFLRAHTYYRTAEFFLAADDPRRRPTYERSREAFRAGIDLLDTPVERVEIPYEGTTLPGYLYLPGEEDGPLATVVCLGGFDSLAEELYFLCGIPAALERGYACLAFDGPGQGAPLRLEGMTARPDWEAVVGPVLDFLEGRSEIDDERIALLGASLGGYYAPRAAAFDERVSACVAFDHCYDLRAASAYGQERIAGLIERVPASAVNALAALGARFDVTARWQLNNSLWTFGAPSAAALSATIEEYSLRGVAGRIDCPTLVLAGEDDHLVALPLAYEFVDALPDPTLRVFGPEEGAAEHCQLGNLSLAAATIYDWLDETL
- a CDS encoding DNA topoisomerase IV subunit A — protein: MSTDTPHDAREQLIELAAEFYDQFAEGDIPEMTLPTRTKSNIEYDEDSRVWVYGDRTSTRSANSVRGARKLLKAIYTIDFLAEQLGEDRSSTLRELYYLSESWDNEEAQFNDQDESNQLIEDLEIVSSVTREDFHMRPEESGATLMGPLELREQTRRGERVIHCQEDVGEGGYQIPNNPDTIEFLDNDADFVLCVETGGMRDRLVENGFDEDYNVIVVHLKGQPARATRRITKRLHDELDLPVTVFTDGDPWSYRIYGSVAYGSIKSAHLSEYLATPEAQFVGIQPEDIVEYDLPTDPLSDSDVNALENELEDPRFQTDYWREQIELQLEIGEKAEQQALASRGLDFVTDTYLPERLGEMGVL